In Phragmites australis chromosome 18, lpPhrAust1.1, whole genome shotgun sequence, the genomic window GTTTCAATTTAGTGTGGCTTATAGATACGCGCTTAGCTGAATTCAGTTAGTGTAATGGACTGGTGGACCAGATGCACCACACCATTGTGCTGTCGTGTGAAAAATATGTTCCTGAAGTCTGAACTGAGATTCTGAGAAGAACGCCTCCCTCTTTCTCAGGGGAATTATTTTGGTCAAATACTAGGAAGTGTTTTGGCGTAACTGAAGCATGGCTTATTTAGTACTGGTTCAGTGACTTGTCATGTTACTGGATTCTCATTTTATCGAACTTGTGGAGTGGTTCTTGTTCGTTTCTGCTTTAGTAGTTAATAGCAGTTACTTGGACATGCAATTTGTGGATTAGTTCTGCCTTGCCACCTTGCCTAGGTGAACTAGATATCAGTACAAATCATAATAATCGAATTATGTGTAACTGAAGTTTTTTTATACAACTGAGAATGCAATACTTATTTCAAGCACTTATGCCATGCGGTGATACGGATGAGTGAATTTCTTATCCTTGCGTATCAACATATGCTATTGGTTAAGGTTCCATTGGTGCTTGATAATTAATTTAAATCTTTGCCTTTCCTTCTAAGAAACAATAAATTTTACTACCTTTCTCCATTCATCAGTAACCCTTTATTGACCAGGTTCACTATTTTTACTATTTGTCTACATTTGGCACTAAACTTTTAGTAGTTGATAGCGCCCAAACATCTGCGAGACAAATGCTTTACGCCTCTTTGTCATCATGGTGTTAGGGTGCAATGTGTCTGGTGGAGCACTGGGAGAAAGACCTACGAAAGAATCTGCTGTTAAGCTTTTCCCTATCTTTAATGAATGATAACGTCTAATGATCCAGATTCAGGTCTGATTTGTTCTTATCTGAGGAAGAATCTGCTGTTAGTACTTTTGATTACCGTGTATTCACTTCTTGTACCTTGGTGTAATTGTCTTATTCTCTTTTTGTCTTCATTACATTCCTCAAGGAAAAGCAATAAGTAGACCTCTGTTGCTGTCTTAAGTGCAGGATTATGTTATTCTCTTGCTAAGCAATGGAAGACGCAAGGATGAGGCCAGTAAGGAGCTTTGTATATTTCTAAAGGATGATAGTGCAGCATTCATTTCCTGGTTAGTATGCATTGCACGCACTTCGATATTCTTGTATTGTTCGTATATCAACTGTGTCTCTGAACCAATCTCTAAGATATTTATGGTGTAAATACTTTTCGTATTGTCATATCACCACATTTAGTGTAGATACGACAAGCAGCCTTGTATGTTCCCTCATACGCGGTTCACTCGTTGATATTCAGACAAATATGTTTATATTTAGGCAATAATAAAATAAGCATCTGATGCATCTTCCTGTGTATGGAATAGAACTAGCAATTATCCACGGTGACAACTGAAAGCAGAAGATTTGACAAAGTTTTGCTTGCTAAATACTTTGTACTATATATTCTATGATATGATGTGCGATGAGAAACTGATATTTGCACAATATGCACAATATAAAGAATAGGTTACATAAATTGCTTTTATTATCCCCCTAGCCTTTTAGTTGCACCTAAAGAATAGGCTACTTTTGCCATGTAAACAGCCTTTGTTTAGATCAGTGCTTATAAGCATGACAGTTTTAATATAAATCATTGACAGTCCACTTCTAAGCACTACATTACTTATGACAATGAATTAATCCCTCCATTCTTTTTCATACGTCGCTAAAATCCATGCAGTCAAACTTCTTAATATTTGATCACCAGTATGTCTAAAACTATCAAGATTTTGACATGTGGAGTTATAAAAAGTATTTGTCGAAGTCACATCGTCGAGACTGCAAAAAGTTTTTGACATCAAATTGAAAAGAGAACGGATGGAACAGCTTTTACTTTGAAATTGGAAACAGTGATATCTACTGAGCAATTTTGACCTTTATCATCTTTTTCCCAGACAAGCAGTTCACGGTAATGTTTTTCTCCTGAGTTGGTCCAACATCTTAAAAAGCTAAAATAGCTAGAACAGTAAACAATTCTTGATTGGCATTAATATCATCTTATCATGTGTAAAATGAACTTGCTACTGAATATTGTGTTGGTTTTGTAGGTTGTGGGATCATCTTTCTGTACACTTGCACCTTTATGTGCAAGCACAAGAACAAAACCAGGAGGAGATTGAGGATGATGAGGCCCCCAAAGTAATATCTGGAAGACAAAAATTATCAGAGGTGCTCTCGAGAAGCAAaggtcaaactcattctgagcACACAATTGAATCAAGTACAACCACTAGAAGACAGAATAAGAGGGAGTGGAAAGGAATTGGTCTGGAGGGTAATGAAAAATTTCCACTTCGAAGTGTACTAACTGATATTCTTCACGGAGAGGAGAAAAGATCGCAAAAGTCCAATGAAATACGACACCCTACATCAAAACAACAGAACGGCAGGAAGCGTGACAGGGACGATGAGCCACAGCAAACGAAGGTGTGATGTATACCTAGGCCACAACTGCAAACTAATCTTAAGGAAATCTGTTTTTGTTGACCAAGCTGACTGGAACATTGTGCTTTCATGGTTTCTAATTTATACTTTACGAATATCTGGCTTCAGTTCTTTATGGTGTGCCTTATCtcacaaatttgttttgcacTGTAATTAGTCTATACTCTATATTCTATACTTCTCCAGATTGGATCTATGAAGATGCTTGTTAATGCTAAGTATCCGATCTTCTTAGCAACAAATCAAATATTATTGCCATCTTTTAGAACCAAACATTTGTTTTCCATAAAAGTGCATATGCGAATTTTGACAATTTATCTTAACTACAGTAGGTTTTCCCTCAATTAGGACCAACTGACCAAGATAGTTGTTTCGTGAGTTTTGGAATGTTGGAGAACTCTCTGCTTAGACAATCCAGTTAGTGTATCTACCTGAACTTCTGCTGATATTTTGTACTAAAGTTTGGACTAGGAAATTGCTTGTTTTGGATGGATGAGCATAACAGTGTACTTATAATTTTCCCGATAAGCTTTTTATGGGTCCACTCAGATGTTCTTTTCTCTTCATGTAGATTTCTATTACTTATTACTCTTTACTATACTTTTCTGAAGCTACTATGCCTTCTACAATCAATTCGTTCCTTTGTTACCAGTCTTCACGTTCCATGCTTGGTGGTGGTGCTTCCCGTCGTCTTCTACAATTCGCTGTTCGAGATGCTGTAAAAGCTGTACAGCCAGCAAGCAGCTCTGCTGAATCAGCATCCAAGCGTCTACGCTCTGTGGTCTCCACATCATCTGCAGACAACCTGCATGATAAGAGATCAGGAAAATCTCAAGACAACCTGCATGATAAGAGATCAGGAAGATCTCAAGACAACCTGCATGATAAGAGACCAGAAAGATCTCAAGACAACCTAAGTGATAGAAGATCAGAAAGAACTAGGCCGATTCTGCAGGTAAAAGGAGCTGCTTTAGCTCTCAGGGCTGCCGCGGAGGCTGCTGCAGATTCTACAAAAGTTAGATCTACTGGAAGTGTTTTCAAGCGATTGGGTCAAGAGAATGTTGTAAAACAGCCATCTCGTTCTCGTGAAGAGAAGAGAGATTATGAGGATTTTGAACCAGTTACTACCGTAGAGGAACATAATTCTGATCGATATGATAATGATGAGGAATCTGAAGAGGAATCTGGAGAGCTGACCATGGCAGATAGGGAAGCTGAAATGAATGTTGATTCGACTTCTGATGATGATGT contains:
- the LOC133899795 gene encoding uncharacterized protein LOC133899795 isoform X1, with the protein product MEAAGDPAGDARTFKADFTATGMELLRGRVREKLREFMSGPDDKLVDYVILLLSNGRRKDEASKELCIFLKDDSAAFISWLWDHLSVHLHLYVQAQEQNQEEIEDDEAPKVISGRQKLSEVLSRSKGQTHSEHTIESSTTTRRQNKREWKGIGLEGNEKFPLRSVLTDILHGEEKRSQKSNEIRHPTSKQQNGRKRDRDDEPQQTKSSRSMLGGGASRRLLQFAVRDAVKAVQPASSSAESASKRLRSVVSTSSADNLHDKRSGKSQDNLHDKRSGRSQDNLHDKRPERSQDNLSDRRSERTRPILQVKGAALALRAAAEAAADSTKVRSTGSVFKRLGQENVVKQPSRSREEKRDYEDFEPVTTVEEHNSDRYDNDEESEEESGELTMADREAEMNVDSTSDDDVNRDEGITGCQSSGSHEDAFSSFAEKKALLAKCSIEPETNAVRPSSVINEEQPVSSLTITANKSVAISADVNTVEPLNYETPKDVHVVEKPYITPMNANATSLASNVKEPSHAEVQKDSQRSAPSVAVSYSTAHPTEDADSRTLYVSNVHFAATKDSLSRHFNKFGAVLKVVIVTNAATGQPTGSAYVEFLHKESAERALSLNGTSFMTRILKVVRRSSHEAAHFYGWPGSGRSSMYARHGRMAYPRAVLPGSSFRGRAPMKAGARSLQWKREPSGTDSSAGTKPDMSVPLSSEQVLPPAT
- the LOC133899795 gene encoding uncharacterized protein LOC133899795 isoform X2, encoding MEAAGDPAGDARTFKADFTATGMELLRGRVREKLREFMSGPDDKLVDYVILLLSNGRRKDEASKELCIFLKDDSAAFISWLWDHLSVHLHLYVQAQEQNQEEIEDDEAPKVISGRQKLSEVLSRSKGQTHSEHTIESSTTTRRQNKREWKGIGLEGNEKFPLRSVLTDILHGEEKRSQKSNEIRHPTSKQQNGRKRDRDDEPQQTKSSRSMLGGGASRRLLQFAVRDAVKAVQPASSSAESASKRLRSVVSTSSADNLHDKRSGKSQDNLHDKRSGRSQDNLHDKRPERSQDNLSDRRSERTRPILQVKGAALALRAAAEAAADSTKVRSTGSVFKRLGQENVVKQPSRSREEKRDYEDFEPVTTVEEHNSDRYDNDEESEEESGELTMADREAEMNVDSTSDDDVNRDEGITGCQSSGSHEDAFSSFAEKKALLAKCSIEPETNAVRPSSVINEEQPVSSLTITANKSVAISADVNTVEPLNYETPKDVHVVEKPYITPMNANATSLASNVKEPSHAEVQKDSQRSAPSVAVSYSTAHPTEDADSRTLYVSNVHFAATKDSLSRHFNKFGAVLKVVIVTNAATGQPTGSAYVEFLHKESAERALSLNGTSFMTRILKVVRRSSHEAAHFYGWPGSGRSSMYARHGRMAYPRAVLPGSSFRGRAPMKAGARSLQWKREPSGTDSSAGWHIT
- the LOC133899795 gene encoding uncharacterized protein LOC133899795 isoform X3 translates to MITSNDPDSVQDYVILLLSNGRRKDEASKELCIFLKDDSAAFISWLWDHLSVHLHLYVQAQEQNQEEIEDDEAPKVISGRQKLSEVLSRSKGQTHSEHTIESSTTTRRQNKREWKGIGLEGNEKFPLRSVLTDILHGEEKRSQKSNEIRHPTSKQQNGRKRDRDDEPQQTKSSRSMLGGGASRRLLQFAVRDAVKAVQPASSSAESASKRLRSVVSTSSADNLHDKRSGKSQDNLHDKRSGRSQDNLHDKRPERSQDNLSDRRSERTRPILQVKGAALALRAAAEAAADSTKVRSTGSVFKRLGQENVVKQPSRSREEKRDYEDFEPVTTVEEHNSDRYDNDEESEEESGELTMADREAEMNVDSTSDDDVNRDEGITGCQSSGSHEDAFSSFAEKKALLAKCSIEPETNAVRPSSVINEEQPVSSLTITANKSVAISADVNTVEPLNYETPKDVHVVEKPYITPMNANATSLASNVKEPSHAEVQKDSQRSAPSVAVSYSTAHPTEDADSRTLYVSNVHFAATKDSLSRHFNKFGAVLKVVIVTNAATGQPTGSAYVEFLHKESAERALSLNGTSFMTRILKVVRRSSHEAAHFYGWPGSGRSSMYARHGRMAYPRAVLPGSSFRGRAPMKAGARSLQWKREPSGTDSSAGTKPDMSVPLSSEQVLPPAT